The DNA window CCGACATGATGTCGTAGACCAGCGCGTGGACCTGCTTGTGGTCCAGCGCGGGGATGTTGATGCGGCGGACATCGCCGTCCACGCGGATCATCGGCGGCAACCCGGCGGACAGGTGCAGGTCCGAAGCCTTGTTCTTGACCGAGAAGGCCAGCAGTTCGGCGATATCCATGCGTTGCGTGTTCCCCTGTGGAAAGTACTGCGAAACTGGAAGCCTACATCCCCAAAAGGCAGTATAGCGCCCTTGTCGCACCTGCCAACGAGCTTGTCCGCCGTGCTTTCCGACCGTCTCGCCGACACCCTGAACAGGCTGAACAACGCGGCCACCGAGGCCGCCCGGCCAGTGCCCACGCTGGTGGCGGTGTCCAAGTTCCAGCCCGCCCAGGCCGTCGCGGACCTGGCCGCGGCTGGCCAGCGCGTGTTCGGCGAAAACTACGTGCAGGAGGCCCAGGCCAAGCAGGCCGAGCTGAACAGGCCAGACCTGGTCTGGCACCTGATCGGCCACCTGCAGTCCAACAAGGCCGCGCTGGCGGCCGAGCTGTTCGACTGGGTGCAGACCGTGGACCGGCCCAAGCTGGTAGGCGCACTGGCCCAGGCACGACAGCCGGAGCGTGGCCCGCTGAATGTCCTGATCCAGGTCAACATCGACGACGAGGCCAGCAAGCATGGGTGCGCGCCGCAGGACATCGACGCGCTGGCCGCCGCCATCACCGCCCAGCCCGCCCTGGCGCTGCGCGGCCTGATGGCCATCCCGGCGCCACACGAGGACCCGGCCCTACGCAGGGCTGCCTTCGCCCGGATGAAGCAGCTGTTCGACACCCTGGCCGCGCAGCACGCCGGCGTGGACACCTTGTCGATGGGCATGAGCGAGGACTGCG is part of the Pseudoxanthomonas sp. JBR18 genome and encodes:
- a CDS encoding YggS family pyridoxal phosphate-dependent enzyme, whose protein sequence is MLSDRLADTLNRLNNAATEAARPVPTLVAVSKFQPAQAVADLAAAGQRVFGENYVQEAQAKQAELNRPDLVWHLIGHLQSNKAALAAELFDWVQTVDRPKLVGALAQARQPERGPLNVLIQVNIDDEASKHGCAPQDIDALAAAITAQPALALRGLMAIPAPHEDPALRRAAFARMKQLFDTLAAQHAGVDTLSMGMSEDCALAVAEGATMVRVGTALFGPRPAKA